In Coleofasciculus sp. FACHB-T130, the following proteins share a genomic window:
- a CDS encoding SRPBCC family protein yields MILNFSLKFIAGREGFSFKFSLVRTYRAVSSASVDVLWQKLINIGDVSWHPLLASTNVPSGLIAKPGLIYKVVTRWLPIPIRVFVERVRPCELLSVRMLAIPGVEKRVTYQVESTVCGTYVSYSVTLRGWLSPLIWWMIGSYSARVATELAQAAEQVGLQAQG; encoded by the coding sequence GTGATTCTCAATTTTTCCTTAAAGTTTATCGCTGGTCGAGAGGGTTTTTCCTTTAAGTTTTCCCTGGTTCGGACTTACCGCGCCGTTAGTTCTGCTTCGGTGGATGTCCTCTGGCAAAAATTAATCAATATTGGCGATGTATCCTGGCATCCTCTACTTGCCAGCACCAATGTCCCCAGCGGGTTGATTGCCAAACCGGGATTGATTTACAAGGTAGTCACGCGCTGGCTACCTATTCCCATCCGGGTTTTTGTTGAGCGTGTCCGTCCCTGTGAGTTACTCAGTGTGAGAATGCTGGCAATCCCAGGAGTTGAGAAACGGGTGACGTACCAGGTAGAATCGACGGTCTGCGGCACGTATGTATCTTATTCAGTGACGTTGCGCGGTTGGTTGTCACCTTTAATTTGGTGGATGATTGGGTCTTACTCAGCTCGTGTTGCCACTGAATTAGCCCAAGCTGCCGAACAGGTGGGTTTACAAGCTCAAGGCTAG
- a CDS encoding STAS domain-containing protein: MIHIDQRTHTTQDGTTVIVLAPTGRLDITTAWQFRLKLQECISKLSRHVVVNLGQVNFIDSSGLTSLVAGMRDADKVKGSFRICNVHPEAKLVFEVTMMDSVFEIFETEEEALEGVPRSMVS, encoded by the coding sequence GTGATTCATATCGATCAGAGAACACATACGACTCAAGACGGGACGACAGTCATCGTCTTAGCCCCCACTGGACGCCTGGATATTACAACCGCATGGCAGTTTCGTCTGAAGTTGCAGGAATGTATTTCCAAACTCAGTCGCCACGTAGTTGTGAATCTCGGTCAAGTTAATTTTATTGACAGCTCTGGTCTAACATCCTTGGTGGCAGGAATGCGAGATGCTGACAAAGTAAAAGGCAGTTTCCGCATATGTAACGTCCATCCAGAGGCAAAACTCGTTTTTGAAGTCACCATGATGGATTCGGTGTTTGAAATTTTTGAAACCGAGGAAGAGGCTCTTGAAGGAGTGCCTCGCAGCATGGTCAGCTAA
- a CDS encoding anti-sigma factor antagonist, which translates to MLHIDQKTYTTQNGTKIIVLTPTGRLDITTALQFRVKLQESLYTLSRHVVVNLGRVNFIDSSGLTSLVAGMRDADKVNGSFRLCNLLPAAKVVLEITMMDSVLEIYENCNDCFNPPDAPGSILSPRRGGDPFFPDIEAEL; encoded by the coding sequence GTGCTTCACATCGACCAGAAAACATACACGACCCAAAACGGCACGAAGATTATCGTTTTGACACCAACAGGACGGCTGGATATCACCACAGCTTTGCAATTTCGCGTGAAATTACAAGAGAGTCTTTATACACTCAGTCGTCATGTGGTCGTAAATCTTGGGAGAGTGAATTTCATTGATAGTTCTGGTCTCACCTCATTGGTGGCAGGGATGCGAGATGCGGACAAGGTAAACGGGAGTTTCCGCCTTTGCAATCTGCTTCCAGCCGCCAAGGTGGTGCTGGAAATCACCATGATGGATTCGGTATTAGAAATCTACGAGAACTGCAACGACTGCTTCAACCCTCCGGATGCCCCTGGAAGCATCCTCTCCCCTAGAAGAGGAGGCGATCCCTTTTTTCCGGATATTGAAGCAGAGTTGTGA
- the hemF gene encoding oxygen-dependent coproporphyrinogen oxidase — MTAFQTDVTTSAKVLPPDDSKARVSQFMQQLQDQICEGLEQLDGVGKFQQDAWEREEGGGGRSRVLREGAVFEQGGVNFSEVWGQQLPPSILAQRPEAAGHGFYATGTSMVLHPRNPYVPTVHLNYRYFEAGPVWWFGGGIDLTPYYPFAEDVAQFHRTLKQACDAHHPEYYPTFKLWCDEYFYLKHRQETRGVGGLFFDYQDGQGALYRGPHADGPAAVYSNQVGTPEPRNWEDLFAFVQHCGQTFLPAYVPIAERRQKMEYSDRQRNFQLYRRGRYVEFNLVYDRGTIFGLQTNGRTESILMSLPPLVRWEYGYQPEPNTPEAELYETFLKPQDWANWTLPSESPV; from the coding sequence ATGACAGCTTTTCAGACGGACGTAACTACTTCTGCTAAGGTTTTGCCCCCAGATGACTCGAAAGCTAGGGTCAGCCAGTTTATGCAGCAGCTGCAAGACCAAATCTGCGAAGGTTTGGAACAACTGGATGGAGTTGGGAAATTTCAACAAGATGCCTGGGAACGAGAAGAAGGCGGCGGCGGTCGTTCCCGCGTCCTCCGCGAGGGCGCAGTTTTTGAACAGGGTGGCGTTAATTTTTCTGAAGTCTGGGGTCAACAGTTACCTCCGTCGATTCTGGCGCAACGCCCGGAGGCGGCTGGGCACGGCTTTTATGCGACTGGCACCTCAATGGTCTTGCATCCGCGCAATCCCTACGTCCCGACGGTTCACCTCAATTATCGCTACTTTGAGGCAGGGCCAGTTTGGTGGTTTGGCGGTGGGATCGATTTAACCCCTTACTACCCATTTGCGGAAGATGTCGCCCAATTTCACCGCACTTTAAAGCAAGCCTGTGATGCCCACCACCCAGAGTACTACCCCACGTTTAAACTTTGGTGCGATGAATATTTTTATCTGAAGCACCGCCAAGAAACGCGGGGCGTTGGAGGACTCTTCTTTGACTATCAAGATGGTCAAGGAGCTTTGTATCGCGGCCCGCACGCCGATGGACCAGCAGCTGTTTACAGCAACCAAGTGGGTACGCCAGAACCTCGCAACTGGGAAGATTTGTTCGCTTTTGTGCAGCATTGCGGTCAGACATTTTTACCGGCTTACGTTCCCATTGCCGAGCGGCGGCAAAAAATGGAATATAGCGATCGCCAGCGGAATTTCCAGCTTTATCGTCGCGGTCGCTATGTGGAATTTAACCTCGTCTACGACCGAGGCACCATTTTTGGTCTTCAGACGAACGGGCGCACCGAGTCAATTTTGATGTCTTTACCGCCTCTAGTTCGCTGGGAATATGGTTATCAACCCGAACCGAACACCCCAGAAGCCGAGCTTTATGAAACTTTCTTAAAGCCACAAGATTGGGCAAACTGGACACTTCCCTCGGAATCGCCGGTCTGA